A DNA window from Ipomoea triloba cultivar NCNSP0323 chromosome 10, ASM357664v1 contains the following coding sequences:
- the LOC116032639 gene encoding phosphomethylethanolamine N-methyltransferase-like codes for MAAVPQGEEREIQKNYWMEHSADLTVEAMMLDSKAVDLDKEERPEVLGLLPPYEGKSVLELGAGIGRFTGELAKKAGQLIALDFIESAIKKNEAINGHHKNVKFMCADVTSPDLNFSDESLDLIFSNWLLMYLSDTEVVNLVERMVRWLKVGGHIYFRESCFHQSGDHKRKNNPTHYREPRYYTKVFKECHVNAAKGKSFELSLIGCKCIGAYVRNKKNQNQICWTWQKVNSEDDKGFQKFLDTVQYNCSGILRYERVFGQGYVSTGGLETTKEFVAKLDLQPGQKVLDVGCGIGGGDFYMAENYEVHVVGIDLSINMISFAIERAIGLKCTVEFEVADCTRISYPDGSLDVIYSRDTFLHIHDKPALFKSFYRWLKPGGKLLITDYCKRAGTPSEEFAEYIKHRGYDLHNVEAYGQMIKDAGFSDVIAEDRSHQFMSVLQKELEGVEKEREEFIKDFSEEDYNEIVEGWRAKLARSSSGEQRWGLFIAKK; via the exons ATGGCTGCCGTTCCACAAG GAGAAGAACGTGAGATCCAGAAGAATTACTGGATGGAGCACTCCGCTGATCTCACAGTGGAGGCCATGATGCTCGACTCTAAGGCTGTTGATCTCGACAAAGAAGAGAGGCCTGAA GTGCTTGGTCTGCTTCCCCCATACGAAGGGAAATCAGTGCTGGAGCTAGGTGCTGGTATTGGCCGTTTCACTGGTGAATTAGCCAAGAAAGCGGGGCAACTCATAGCATTGGACTTCATTGAAAGTGCAATCAAGAAG AATGAAGCCATCAATGGGCACCATAAAAATGTCAAGTTCATGTGTGCTGATGTGACCTCCCCAGATTTGAACTTCTCTGATGAGTCACTCGACTTGATATTTTCAAATTGGTTACTGATGTATCTTTCTGACACTGAG GTTGTGAATCTAGTAGAGAGAATGGTCAGATGGTTGAAAGTTGGAGGGCACATATATTTCAGAGAATCATGCTTCCATCAATCTGGAGACCACAAGAGAAAGAACAATCCAACCCACTATCGAGAACCTAGATATTATACTAAG GTTTTCAAAGAATGCCATGTAAATGCTGCGAAAGGAAAGTCCTTTGAACTCTCTCTTATTGGTTGTAAGTGCATTGGAGCTTATGTACGAAACAAGAAGAATCAAAATCAG ATTTGCTGGACATGGCAGAAAGTTAATTCAGAAGATGACAAGGGATTCCAGAAGTTCTTGGACACTGTCCAATATAATTGCAGTGGCATTTTACGATATGAGCGAGTCTTTGGACAAGGCTATGTGAGCACAGGAGGGCTTG AGACAACTAAAGAATTTGTTGCCAAATTGGATCTCCAGCCGGGGCAAAAAGTCCTAGATGTTGGCTGTGGTATTGGAGGTGGTGATTTCTACATGGCTGAGAACTATGAGGTTCATGTTGTTGGCATTGACCTCTCTATCAACATGATCTCATTTGCTATTGAACGCGCTATTGGGCTCAAATGCACTGTTGAGTTTGAGGTTGCTGATTGCACCAGGATATCATACCCTGATGGCTCATTGGATGTGATTTACAGCCGTGACACCTTTCTTCACATTCAT gACAAACCTGCACTTTTCAAGTCTTTCTACAGGTGGCTGAAGCCAGGGGGTAAACTCCTCATTACTGATTACTGCAAAAGAGCTGGAACTCCCTCAGAAGAATTTGCAGAGTATATTAAACACAGAGGATATGATTTACACAATGTAGAAGCATATGGCCAG ATGATCAAGGATGCTGGGTTCAGTGATGTCATTGCTGAGGATCGATCTCATCAG TTCATGAGCGTGCTTCAGAAGGAGTTGGAAGGCGTGGAGAAGGAAAGAGAAGAATTTATCAAAGACTTCTCAGAA GAGGACTACAATGAAATCGTTGAAGGCTGGAGGGCGAAGCTGGCGAGATCTTCATCCGGGGAGCAGAGATGGGGCTTGTTCATTGCCAAGAAGTGA